A section of the Enterobacter sp. C2 genome encodes:
- a CDS encoding MFS transporter produces MQATATTLDHEQESPPVNSRNKVVIASLIGTAIEFFDFYIYATAAVIVFPHIFFPQGDPTAATLQSLATFAIAFVARPIGSAVFGHFGDRVGRKATLVASLLTMGISTVLIGLLPSYATIGIFAPLLLALARFGQGLGLGGEWGGAALLATENAPPRKRALYGSFPQLGAPIGFFFANGTFLLLSWLLTDEQFMEWGWRVPFIFSAVLVLIGLYVRVSLHESPVFAKVAAAKKQVKIPLGTLLTRHMRVTVLGTFIMLATYTLFYIMTVYSMTYSTAPAPVGLGLPRNEVLWMLMLAVIGFGVMVPIAGLLADAYGRRKSMIVITSLIIIFALFVFPPLLGSGSQALVMAYLLIGLSLMGLTFGPMGALLPELFPTEVRYTGASFSYNVSSILGASVAPYIAAWLTANYGLFYVGVYLAAMATLTLIALVLTHETKNQSL; encoded by the coding sequence ATGCAAGCTACCGCCACAACGCTCGATCACGAACAGGAAAGCCCCCCGGTCAACTCGCGTAATAAAGTTGTCATCGCCTCGCTCATTGGTACGGCGATTGAGTTTTTCGACTTCTATATTTACGCCACCGCGGCGGTCATCGTTTTTCCGCACATCTTCTTCCCGCAGGGTGACCCGACGGCGGCCACGCTACAGTCGCTGGCGACCTTTGCTATCGCCTTCGTGGCACGTCCGATCGGCTCTGCGGTATTTGGTCACTTTGGCGATCGCGTCGGGCGTAAAGCCACGCTGGTGGCGTCCCTGCTGACGATGGGTATCTCTACCGTACTGATCGGCCTGCTGCCGAGCTATGCCACCATCGGTATTTTTGCTCCGCTGCTGCTGGCGCTGGCGCGCTTTGGTCAGGGTCTGGGTCTCGGCGGTGAGTGGGGCGGCGCGGCGCTGCTGGCAACCGAGAACGCCCCACCCCGCAAGCGTGCGCTCTACGGCTCTTTCCCGCAGCTGGGCGCACCTATCGGCTTCTTCTTTGCTAACGGCACCTTCCTGCTGCTGTCATGGCTGCTGACCGACGAGCAGTTTATGGAGTGGGGCTGGCGCGTGCCGTTCATCTTCTCCGCCGTGCTGGTGCTGATCGGTCTCTATGTCCGCGTCTCCCTGCATGAGTCGCCGGTGTTCGCTAAGGTCGCCGCAGCCAAGAAGCAGGTGAAGATCCCGCTGGGCACGCTGCTGACCAGGCACATGCGCGTCACCGTGCTGGGCACCTTTATCATGCTGGCGACCTACACGCTGTTCTACATTATGACCGTCTACTCCATGACCTACAGCACCGCACCTGCGCCAGTAGGCCTTGGATTACCGCGTAACGAAGTGCTGTGGATGCTGATGCTGGCGGTAATTGGCTTTGGCGTGATGGTACCGATTGCTGGCCTGCTGGCGGACGCCTACGGTCGTCGCAAGAGCATGATCGTCATCACCTCGCTGATTATTATCTTTGCGCTGTTTGTCTTCCCGCCGCTGCTGGGTTCAGGCAGCCAGGCGCTGGTGATGGCCTATCTGCTGATCGGCCTGAGCCTGATGGGGCTGACCTTTGGCCCGATGGGCGCGCTGCTGCCGGAGCTGTTCCCGACGGAAGTACGCTATACCGGGGCATCGTTCTCCTATAACGTCTCCTCCATCCTGGGTGCGTCAGTGGCACCGTACATTGCCGCCTGGCTGACCGCCAACTACGGCCTGTTCTACGTCGGCGTCTACCTGGCGGCCATGGCAACCCTGACGCTGATTGCGCTGGTGCTGACCCACGAAACCAAAAACCAGTCT
- the yhjD gene encoding inner membrane protein YhjD — protein sequence MTPENSAKRPVPHLDYEPVKKVDTTDKPESESEPLLSGKAEGVVETVTEAAEKIQRRPMVAHLIRATERFNDRMGNQFGAAITYFSFLSMIPILMVSFAAAGFILVSHPTLLQDIFNKILLNVSDRTLADTLRNTIKTAVEQRTTVGIVGFAVALYSGINWMGNLREAIRAQSRDEWERTPQDSEKIWVKYFRDFISLIGLLIALVITISITSIAGAAQQMIISALYLDYIDWLKPVWQLIGLAISICANFLLFFWIFWRLPRHRPRKKALIRGTLIAAVGFELIKIIMTWTLPSLVTSPSGAAFGSVLGIMAFFYFFARLTLFCAAWIATAEYKDDVKMPGKESL from the coding sequence ATGACCCCGGAAAATAGCGCCAAGCGACCGGTCCCGCACCTGGACTACGAACCTGTTAAAAAGGTCGATACCACAGATAAGCCCGAATCTGAGTCAGAGCCGTTGCTGAGCGGCAAAGCAGAGGGCGTGGTAGAGACGGTCACCGAAGCGGCAGAGAAGATCCAGCGTCGACCGATGGTAGCGCACCTGATCCGCGCTACCGAGCGCTTCAATGACCGGATGGGCAACCAGTTTGGGGCGGCCATTACCTATTTCTCGTTCCTGTCGATGATCCCTATCCTGATGGTGTCGTTTGCCGCAGCGGGTTTCATCCTGGTCTCCCATCCCACGCTATTGCAGGATATCTTTAACAAGATCCTGCTCAACGTCAGCGACCGCACCCTGGCTGATACGCTGCGCAATACGATAAAAACCGCCGTCGAGCAGCGCACGACCGTCGGGATTGTAGGCTTCGCCGTCGCGCTCTACTCCGGCATCAACTGGATGGGCAACCTGCGTGAGGCCATCCGCGCCCAGTCCCGCGATGAGTGGGAGCGTACGCCCCAGGACAGTGAGAAGATCTGGGTAAAATATTTCCGCGACTTTATCTCCCTGATTGGCCTGCTGATAGCGCTGGTGATCACTATCTCCATCACCTCTATCGCCGGCGCGGCGCAGCAGATGATCATCTCTGCGCTCTATCTGGACTACATCGACTGGCTTAAACCGGTCTGGCAGTTGATTGGCCTTGCGATCTCTATCTGCGCTAACTTCCTGCTCTTCTTCTGGATCTTCTGGCGCCTGCCGCGTCATCGTCCACGCAAGAAGGCATTGATTCGCGGGACGCTGATTGCGGCAGTCGGCTTTGAATTGATTAAGATCATCATGACCTGGACCCTGCCTTCGCTGGTGACCTCCCCGTCGGGCGCGGCGTTTGGCTCGGTGCTCGGTATCATGGCCTTCTTCTACTTCTTCGCCCGCCTGACGCTGTTCTGCGCGGCGTGGATTGCCACCGCAGAGTACAAAGATGACGTGAAAATGCCGGGCAAAGAGAGCCTCTAA
- a CDS encoding LysR family transcriptional regulator: protein MDKIYAMQLFVRVAELASFSRAADSLGVPKGSVSRQIQSLENHLGTQLLHRTTRRVQLTQDGMVYYERARDLLSNLDELDGLFIHDPTSVSGKLRVDMPVEVARNLVIPRLPAFVQQYPGIEIELSSSDRLVDVVREGFDCVVRVGTLKDSGLIARPLGRLSMVNCASPAYLERFGYPETLEDLSSHAVVHYAVHLGTRPQGFEFYQDNTTRWIKTGGILTVNSTETYHAACMAGLGIIQVPRTGVRDDLRQGTLVEILPQYRARPMPVSLIYPHRRNLSRRVHLFMEWLASVLKDYVDSPA from the coding sequence ATGGATAAAATTTACGCAATGCAGCTTTTCGTTCGTGTTGCGGAGCTGGCGAGCTTTTCTCGCGCCGCAGACTCCCTTGGCGTGCCGAAAGGCAGCGTCTCGCGTCAAATCCAAAGCCTGGAGAACCATCTCGGTACCCAACTGCTGCACCGGACCACGCGCCGGGTTCAGCTCACCCAGGACGGTATGGTCTACTACGAGCGCGCCAGGGATCTGCTCTCTAACCTCGATGAACTGGACGGCCTGTTTATCCACGATCCGACCAGCGTCAGCGGCAAGTTACGGGTAGACATGCCGGTGGAGGTGGCGCGTAATCTGGTGATCCCGCGCCTGCCCGCTTTCGTGCAGCAGTATCCCGGCATTGAAATTGAGCTCAGCAGCAGCGACCGACTGGTAGATGTGGTGCGCGAAGGCTTTGACTGCGTGGTACGCGTTGGCACGCTGAAAGACTCCGGGCTGATCGCGCGCCCGCTGGGCAGGCTGTCGATGGTTAACTGTGCCAGCCCCGCCTATCTGGAACGTTTTGGCTACCCGGAAACGCTGGAGGATCTCTCTTCCCATGCGGTGGTGCACTACGCCGTCCATCTCGGCACGCGGCCGCAGGGATTTGAATTTTATCAGGACAATACCACTCGATGGATCAAAACCGGCGGTATTCTGACGGTCAACAGCACCGAGACCTATCATGCGGCGTGCATGGCGGGACTGGGGATTATCCAGGTGCCGCGTACCGGCGTGCGTGATGACCTGCGCCAAGGCACGCTGGTAGAGATCCTGCCCCAGTACCGCGCCAGGCCCATGCCGGTCTCGCTAATCTATCCCCATCGCCGTAACCTCTCCCGACGGGTGCACCTGTTTATGGAGTGGCTGGCGAGCGTCCTGAAGGATTACGTCGATTCACCCGCTTAG
- a CDS encoding SDR family oxidoreductase — translation MTHRIALVTGGSRGLGKNAALKLAEKGVDIILTWNSREEDALDVVREIELKGAKAVALQLDVGDSSSFENFTRQVQDQLKQTWQRDTFDYLINNAGIGINAAFAETTEAQFDQLVNIHFKGPFFLTQHLLPLIKNGGRILNVSSGLARFALPGYAAYAAMKGAMEVLTRYQAKELGARGISVNIIAPGAIETDFGGGRVRDDEQLNQFVAAQTALGRTGLPDDIGNAIVGLLSDELGWMNAQRIEVSGGMFL, via the coding sequence ATGACGCATCGTATTGCTTTAGTGACCGGCGGCAGCCGTGGATTGGGAAAAAATGCCGCATTGAAGCTGGCCGAGAAGGGCGTAGACATTATCCTGACGTGGAATAGTCGTGAGGAGGATGCCCTTGACGTAGTACGTGAAATTGAGCTGAAAGGCGCGAAGGCCGTGGCGCTGCAGCTCGACGTTGGCGATAGCAGCAGCTTCGAAAACTTCACTCGCCAGGTACAGGATCAGCTAAAACAGACCTGGCAGCGTGACACCTTTGATTATTTAATAAACAATGCCGGGATCGGTATAAATGCCGCCTTTGCGGAGACCACCGAAGCGCAGTTTGACCAGCTTGTGAACATCCATTTCAAGGGGCCGTTCTTCCTGACCCAACACCTGTTGCCGCTCATTAAAAACGGCGGGCGGATCCTGAACGTATCCAGCGGGCTGGCCCGCTTTGCGCTGCCGGGCTACGCTGCATATGCAGCGATGAAAGGGGCGATGGAAGTGTTAACCCGTTACCAGGCGAAAGAGTTGGGGGCACGCGGGATCTCAGTGAATATCATTGCACCGGGGGCCATTGAAACCGATTTTGGTGGCGGCCGGGTACGTGATGACGAGCAGCTAAACCAGTTCGTCGCCGCGCAAACGGCGCTGGGCCGCACCGGATTACCGGACGATATTGGCAACGCAATAGTGGGACTGTTAAGCGATGAGCTGGGGTGGATGAATGCCCAGCGCATCGAGGTGTCAGGCGGGATGTTCCTGTAA
- a CDS encoding YdeI family stress tolerance OB fold protein, producing the protein MKKMLLAATVAALFTLPALAEDTPGLNTDKAPPPPHKLDDGYRGIEDARTMNVKQALDMHDGGSVSLRGHLTAKKGNDMYTFRDKTGEVDVYIPMAVFDGREIDSDQLVGISGSLDKKQKPAQIKVHRLQKE; encoded by the coding sequence ATGAAGAAAATGTTACTTGCCGCCACGGTGGCCGCCTTATTCACCCTTCCGGCACTGGCCGAAGACACACCGGGACTGAATACGGATAAAGCACCGCCGCCGCCGCATAAGCTCGACGACGGCTATCGCGGCATTGAAGATGCTCGCACCATGAACGTTAAACAGGCGCTGGACATGCATGACGGGGGTTCCGTCTCCCTGCGTGGCCACCTCACCGCTAAAAAAGGCAATGATATGTATACCTTCCGCGATAAAACCGGTGAGGTAGATGTTTATATCCCAATGGCGGTCTTTGACGGTCGTGAGATCGATTCGGATCAGCTGGTCGGCATTAGCGGCTCGCTGGATAAGAAACAGAAGCCAGCTCAGATTAAAGTGCACCGCCTGCAAAAAGAGTAA
- a CDS encoding STY4199 family HEPN domain-containing protein: MTHSTSLRNREQFETCIGIIRQASIEILLLLDVRVSEGKDPRWFLEQLENARQSLGGWGAVAQRLKLNDAELTQFTMQLRHLQQLVPQYESGQDVSENQLIAALRFVAALEHLRLQQPLLTYPTSTETVNGEAQLKGLSQLRALELMISGLVYAAWPDGVKLRNHLKTQFGQDRVRRWLKLGERNDVLSGMLFSELALMLVDKKEFSRHYASLFNDSSVLTLFADPRKTLQTLLNDIRQIRNTLTAQKPLSAIQLTMLDTYYPQIAAPVQRAFNEGRTTVNPASLLTTDVDELNAFKARTVKKAGAGGDIFEVGEDIERPERRAVRSPEQRIRLVSGILWGAVGVMVLMIIVGGFMLINSTPPARAVSEPPAQAQVLTNTQNEQDTPTSRMQLTRMGITWDESNLRSAIDRNDTRIAQLFLKGGMDWKLSWTEQALSAGNDEVLTLLLRYQRQMVEPRPCRRFTATLSHAMLNGEKLTGQRKDYLRAFCTRSAVVERQRYETEQAKIRNKAQPDESTRQWLAIQTAIYNVIR; this comes from the coding sequence ATGACACACAGCACATCGCTCAGGAATCGCGAACAATTTGAAACCTGCATCGGGATTATTCGCCAGGCTTCTATCGAAATTTTGTTATTGCTGGACGTTCGCGTAAGTGAAGGTAAGGATCCGCGCTGGTTTCTGGAGCAGCTGGAAAACGCCCGCCAGAGCCTTGGCGGCTGGGGCGCAGTGGCGCAGCGCCTGAAGCTCAACGATGCCGAGCTGACGCAGTTCACCATGCAGCTACGCCATCTTCAACAGCTGGTTCCACAGTATGAAAGCGGACAGGACGTCAGTGAAAATCAGCTGATTGCCGCGCTGCGCTTTGTCGCCGCGCTGGAGCACCTTCGTCTGCAGCAGCCTCTGCTGACCTATCCCACCTCAACGGAAACGGTCAACGGCGAAGCGCAGCTCAAGGGGCTGTCCCAGCTGCGCGCCCTGGAGCTAATGATTAGCGGGCTGGTTTATGCCGCCTGGCCGGATGGCGTCAAGCTACGTAACCACCTGAAAACCCAGTTTGGTCAGGATCGCGTGCGCCGCTGGTTAAAGCTGGGGGAGCGCAACGACGTGCTCAGCGGAATGCTGTTTAGCGAGCTGGCGTTGATGCTGGTGGATAAAAAAGAGTTTTCTCGCCACTACGCTTCGCTGTTTAACGACAGTTCGGTATTGACGCTATTTGCCGATCCGCGCAAGACTCTGCAAACCCTGCTCAATGATATTCGGCAGATCCGTAATACCCTTACCGCGCAGAAGCCACTCTCTGCCATCCAGCTGACTATGCTGGACACCTACTACCCGCAGATCGCCGCCCCGGTTCAGCGCGCCTTCAACGAGGGTCGCACCACCGTTAATCCGGCCAGCCTGTTAACCACCGACGTTGACGAGCTGAACGCGTTTAAAGCGCGGACGGTTAAAAAGGCGGGCGCGGGAGGCGATATTTTCGAGGTAGGTGAAGATATCGAGCGACCCGAACGCCGTGCCGTTCGCTCACCGGAGCAGCGTATCCGTCTGGTCTCGGGCATTCTCTGGGGCGCGGTTGGCGTGATGGTGCTGATGATCATTGTCGGAGGCTTTATGCTGATAAACAGCACCCCTCCCGCTCGCGCGGTAAGTGAGCCGCCCGCTCAGGCGCAGGTGCTGACCAACACGCAAAATGAGCAAGACACGCCTACCTCACGGATGCAGCTGACCCGGATGGGCATCACGTGGGATGAGAGCAATCTTCGCTCGGCGATAGACCGCAACGATACCCGCATCGCGCAGCTCTTTTTGAAAGGGGGGATGGACTGGAAGCTCTCCTGGACCGAGCAGGCGTTGTCGGCAGGCAATGATGAGGTGCTGACCCTGCTGCTGCGCTACCAGCGCCAGATGGTTGAGCCGCGCCCCTGCCGTCGCTTTACCGCGACGCTCAGTCACGCGATGCTAAACGGAGAAAAGCTTACCGGGCAGCGAAAAGATTACCTGCGCGCCTTCTGTACCCGTTCTGCCGTGGTAGAGCGCCAGCGCTACGAAACCGAGCAGGCAAAGATCCGTAATAAAGCGCAGCCTGATGAGAGCACCCGCCAGTGGCTGGCGATCCAGACTGCGATCTATAACGTTATCCGCTAA
- a CDS encoding alpha,alpha-trehalase has translation MFNQKIKFADSVEFEIDEKICYETDPRELKLDEMIEAEPEPEMIEGMPASDALTPADRYLELFEQVQSSGLFADSKTFPDCAPRMDPLDILIRYRRIKRRPDFDLRLFITRHFWLPQQMDSQYVSNPENSLKEHIDQLWPVLTREPQDHIPWSSLLALPQAYIVPGGRFSETYYWDSYFTMLGLAESGRNDLLKCMADNFAWMIENYGHIPNGNRTYYLSRSQPPVFALMVELFEEDGVRGAKRYYEHLLMEYAFWMDGSESLNLNQAYRHAVRMPDGSLLNRYWDDRDTPRDESWIEDVETAKHSGRPPSEVYRDLRAGAESGWDYSSRWLRDTQRLASIRTTQFIPIDLNAFLFKLESTIANLSGLKGDREGEAMFRQRASDRRAAVNRYLWDEEKGCYRDYDWRRGEQALFSAASIVPLYVGMVTHEQADRIAVAVRERLLTPGGMMATEYETGEQWDKPNGWAPLQWMAIQGFKLYGNDELGDQIAHSWLNTVNGFYQQHHKLIEKYHIASGTPREGGGGEYPLQDGFGWSNGVIRRLIGLYGEP, from the coding sequence ATGTTCAACCAGAAAATTAAGTTTGCTGATTCTGTTGAGTTCGAGATCGATGAAAAGATCTGTTACGAGACCGATCCGCGCGAATTAAAACTGGATGAAATGATCGAGGCGGAACCGGAACCGGAGATGATCGAGGGGATGCCCGCCTCTGACGCGCTGACCCCTGCCGATCGCTATCTGGAACTGTTTGAGCAGGTACAGTCATCGGGTCTCTTTGCCGACAGCAAAACCTTTCCTGACTGTGCGCCAAGAATGGATCCGCTGGATATCCTGATCCGCTATCGTCGTATCAAACGCAGGCCTGACTTTGACCTGCGCCTGTTTATTACACGACACTTCTGGCTGCCGCAGCAGATGGATAGCCAGTATGTCTCTAATCCAGAAAACTCATTGAAAGAGCACATCGACCAGCTGTGGCCGGTGCTGACCCGCGAGCCGCAGGATCACATTCCCTGGTCGTCGCTGCTGGCGCTGCCGCAGGCCTATATCGTGCCCGGCGGCCGGTTTAGCGAAACCTACTATTGGGACTCCTACTTTACCATGCTGGGGCTGGCCGAAAGTGGCCGAAACGATCTGCTGAAGTGTATGGCGGATAACTTTGCGTGGATGATTGAGAATTATGGCCACATCCCGAACGGCAACCGTACCTACTACCTCAGCCGCTCCCAGCCACCGGTGTTTGCGCTGATGGTGGAGCTGTTTGAAGAGGACGGTGTGCGCGGGGCGAAACGCTACTATGAGCACCTGCTGATGGAGTACGCCTTCTGGATGGACGGTTCTGAATCGCTGAACCTCAATCAGGCCTACCGCCATGCGGTTCGCATGCCCGACGGCTCCCTGCTCAACCGCTACTGGGACGATCGTGATACGCCCCGGGATGAATCCTGGATCGAAGACGTGGAAACGGCGAAGCACTCGGGACGTCCACCAAGTGAGGTCTACCGCGATCTGCGCGCAGGGGCGGAATCCGGCTGGGACTACTCCTCCCGCTGGCTGCGCGATACCCAGCGTCTGGCCAGTATCCGCACCACGCAGTTTATCCCTATCGATCTGAACGCCTTCCTGTTCAAGCTCGAGAGCACTATTGCTAACCTCTCCGGGCTGAAAGGCGACCGTGAGGGCGAGGCTATGTTCCGCCAGCGCGCCAGCGATCGTCGGGCGGCGGTGAACCGTTACCTGTGGGACGAAGAGAAAGGCTGCTATCGCGACTATGACTGGCGACGTGGCGAGCAGGCGCTGTTCTCGGCAGCGAGTATCGTGCCGCTCTACGTCGGGATGGTCACCCATGAGCAGGCCGATCGGATAGCCGTTGCGGTGCGCGAACGTCTGCTGACTCCAGGCGGTATGATGGCTACGGAGTATGAGACCGGCGAGCAGTGGGATAAACCCAACGGCTGGGCACCGCTGCAGTGGATGGCCATTCAGGGCTTTAAGCTCTACGGCAACGATGAGCTTGGGGATCAGATTGCTCATAGCTGGCTCAATACCGTTAACGGCTTCTATCAGCAGCACCACAAACTGATCGAGAAGTATCATATCGCCAGCGGCACGCCACGCGAGGGTGGCGGCGGTGAGTATCCGTTGCAGGACGGCTTTGGCTGGAGTAACGGCGTAATACGCCGTCTGATTGGACTGTACGGGGAGCCGTAG
- a CDS encoding CopD family protein, with protein MDYRWLDALHIMTGVIWLGGIFMMAAIVAAWSQSRSAVAKGESNPLLEYVRRWNRFVTSPAMILLWALGIALMLKGDWLLPLWLGIKLAVLVFLSAVHGILSGSLRRLATGETSTVSLLARNAAWLTVVAVIVVVALAVVKPFSG; from the coding sequence ATGGACTATCGTTGGTTAGACGCCTTACATATCATGACAGGCGTGATTTGGCTGGGCGGCATTTTTATGATGGCAGCGATCGTTGCGGCATGGTCACAGAGCCGCAGCGCGGTAGCAAAAGGGGAGAGCAACCCCCTGTTAGAGTATGTGCGCCGCTGGAACCGGTTCGTCACATCACCAGCCATGATTTTGCTGTGGGCTTTGGGTATCGCCCTAATGTTAAAGGGTGACTGGCTGCTGCCGCTGTGGCTGGGCATTAAGCTGGCGGTACTGGTGTTCCTCTCGGCGGTGCACGGCATCCTGTCGGGGTCGCTGCGCAGACTGGCAACCGGTGAAACTTCTACCGTGTCTCTCCTGGCACGCAACGCTGCCTGGCTCACCGTGGTGGCCGTTATCGTCGTTGTGGCTTTAGCGGTGGTAAAACCATTTAGCGGCTAA
- the gorA gene encoding glutathione-disulfide reductase: MTKHYDYIAIGGGSGGIASINRAAMYGQKCALIEAKELGGTCVNVGCVPKKVMWHASQIAEAVNLYGADYGFDATINNFDWQRLVASRTAYIDRIHSSYENVLGKNNVDVIRGFARFVDAKTVEVNGETITADHILIATGGRPSYPDIPGVEHGIDSDGFFELTALPKRVAVVGAGYIAVELAGVLHGLGAETHLFVRKHAPLRSFDPLIVETLVETIMADGPSLHTHATPKAVVKNSDGSLTLELEDGRSETVDCLIWAIGREPANDTFNLEVAGVKTNDKGYIIVDKFQNTNVPGIYAVGDNTGAVELTPVAVAAGRRLSERLFNNKPDEHLDYSNIPTVVFSHPPIGTVGLTEPQAREQYGDDQVKVYTSSFTAMYTAVTLHRQACRMKLVCVGPEEKIVGIHGIGQGMDEILQGFAVALKMGATKKDFDNTVAIHPTAAEEFVTMR, encoded by the coding sequence ATGACTAAGCACTACGACTACATCGCCATTGGCGGCGGCAGCGGCGGTATTGCGTCTATTAACCGTGCGGCCATGTATGGCCAAAAATGCGCCCTGATTGAAGCGAAAGAGCTGGGCGGAACCTGCGTTAACGTAGGCTGCGTGCCGAAAAAAGTGATGTGGCATGCCTCGCAGATTGCCGAAGCGGTCAACCTCTACGGCGCGGACTACGGCTTTGACGCCACCATCAACAACTTTGATTGGCAGCGCCTGGTGGCCAGCCGCACCGCCTATATTGATCGTATCCACAGCTCCTATGAGAACGTGCTGGGTAAAAATAATGTGGATGTGATCCGCGGCTTTGCTCGCTTTGTCGATGCTAAAACCGTTGAGGTTAACGGCGAGACCATTACCGCCGACCATATTCTGATCGCCACCGGTGGACGTCCGAGCTACCCAGATATTCCCGGCGTTGAGCACGGTATCGACTCCGACGGCTTCTTTGAGCTTACCGCCCTACCGAAACGCGTTGCGGTTGTTGGCGCAGGCTATATCGCCGTTGAGCTGGCAGGCGTGCTGCACGGACTGGGCGCAGAAACGCATCTGTTTGTGCGTAAGCATGCCCCGCTGCGCAGCTTCGATCCGCTGATCGTCGAGACGCTGGTTGAGACCATCATGGCCGACGGTCCGTCGCTGCATACCCATGCCACGCCGAAAGCAGTGGTGAAAAACAGCGATGGCAGCCTGACGCTGGAGCTGGAAGATGGCCGTAGCGAAACCGTTGACTGCCTAATCTGGGCGATTGGTCGCGAACCCGCCAACGACACCTTCAACCTGGAAGTCGCCGGGGTGAAAACCAACGATAAAGGCTACATCATCGTCGATAAGTTCCAGAACACCAACGTTCCAGGGATCTATGCGGTCGGCGATAACACCGGTGCAGTTGAGCTGACGCCGGTTGCGGTGGCAGCAGGTCGTCGTCTTTCCGAGCGCCTGTTCAACAATAAACCGGACGAGCATCTGGACTACAGCAATATTCCTACCGTGGTCTTTAGCCATCCGCCTATCGGCACCGTGGGTCTGACCGAGCCGCAGGCGCGCGAGCAGTACGGTGACGACCAGGTGAAGGTCTACACCTCTTCCTTTACTGCCATGTACACCGCCGTCACCCTGCATCGTCAGGCGTGCCGAATGAAGCTGGTCTGCGTGGGCCCGGAAGAGAAGATTGTCGGCATTCACGGCATCGGCCAGGGCATGGACGAGATCCTGCAGGGCTTCGCCGTTGCACTGAAGATGGGCGCAACCAAGAAAGACTTTGATAACACCGTGGCAATCCACCCAACGGCGGCGGAAGAGTTTGTGACGATGCGTTAA
- a CDS encoding 23S rRNA (adenine(2030)-N(6))-methyltransferase RlmJ codes for MLSYRHSFHAGNHADVLKHTVQSLIIESLKEKEKPFLYLDTHAGAGRYQLSSEHAERTGEYLEGIARIWQQDDLPAELEPYISVVKHFNRSGQLRYYPGSPLIARQMLREQDSLQLTELHPSDFPLLRSEFQKDSRTRVERADGYQQLKSKLPPVSRRGLILIDPPYEIKSDYQAVVQGINEGYKRFATGTYALWYPVVMRAQIKRMLKELEATGIRRILQIELAVRPDSDQRGMTASGMIVINPPWKLEQQMNSVLPWLHSKLVPAGTGHTLVNWVVPE; via the coding sequence ATGCTCAGTTATCGCCACAGCTTCCACGCCGGCAACCATGCCGACGTATTAAAACACACCGTTCAGAGCCTGATTATTGAATCGCTGAAAGAGAAGGAGAAACCTTTTCTCTATCTGGATACCCACGCAGGCGCGGGGCGTTATCAGCTGAGCAGCGAGCATGCCGAGCGCACCGGTGAGTACCTGGAAGGTATCGCCCGCATCTGGCAGCAGGACGATCTGCCTGCCGAGCTGGAGCCGTACATTAGCGTGGTAAAGCACTTCAACCGTAGCGGCCAGCTGCGCTACTACCCTGGCTCGCCGCTGATTGCCCGCCAGATGCTGCGCGAGCAGGACAGCCTGCAGCTGACCGAGCTGCACCCAAGCGATTTTCCGCTGCTGCGCTCAGAGTTCCAGAAAGATAGCCGCACCCGCGTCGAACGTGCCGACGGCTACCAGCAGTTGAAGTCCAAGCTGCCGCCGGTATCTCGCCGGGGTTTGATCCTGATCGACCCGCCTTACGAAATTAAAAGCGACTACCAGGCGGTGGTTCAGGGCATTAACGAAGGCTATAAGCGCTTTGCAACCGGCACCTATGCGCTGTGGTATCCGGTGGTGATGCGCGCGCAGATCAAGCGCATGTTAAAAGAGCTGGAAGCCACCGGCATCCGCCGTATTTTGCAGATTGAGCTGGCGGTACGCCCGGACAGCGACCAGCGGGGCATGACCGCCTCCGGCATGATTGTGATCAACCCACCGTGGAAGCTGGAGCAGCAGATGAACAGCGTGCTGCCGTGGCTGCACAGCAAGCTGGTTCCGGCTGGCACCGGCCACACGCTGGTGAACTGGGTCGTACCCGAGTAA